One part of the Rutidosis leptorrhynchoides isolate AG116_Rl617_1_P2 chromosome 1, CSIRO_AGI_Rlap_v1, whole genome shotgun sequence genome encodes these proteins:
- the LOC139894684 gene encoding putative F-box protein At3g49520, whose product MPTNSNSELTIPDYIPIEIQVEIIKHLPIKSLIQCTLLSKLFNSIIKSPCFITKHSVRYNQLHYLLARYETNMFHEFQQNYVPIIDNDNFPQIKVPITVPDTVNQIDAMLGIVLGSSHGLLLCLFESDNVHEKFFIWNPLIQRCIVIPIHNAKHCVVGFGVCPDSCDIKLVKIRDHASSNSVNWDVEVYTVSLGVWRTIPIDEPRRSISLTSDQVVMNGIIYFQASDKSRRIRNGYYRNMIITFDLTSEKIGEVYLPDSLALTSGLFLSKRMESLAVIDDHVEGELQVCDVWILKPGVTNSCEKLFTFKTPEDSSDRVLGFRKNGDPILIRCAPSKGERFEVYNPSSEQFTDLDVFGNAEYDPH is encoded by the exons ATGCCCACAAACTCAAACTCGGAATTAACAATACCCGATTACATACCGATTGAGATTCAAGTTGAAATCATAAAACATCTTCCAATTAAATCATTGATTCAATGCACGTTGCTTTCAAAACTATTCAATTCCATCATCAAAAGCCCGTGTTTCATCACCAAACACAGCGTCCGCTACAATCAGCTGCATTATCTACTTGCACGGTACGAAACAAATATGTTTCACGAGTTCCAACAAAATTACGTTCcgattattgataatgataatttccCCCAAATTAAGGTACCTATTACTGTTCCCGACACCGTTAACCAAATTGATGCTATGCTAGGTATCGTACTCGGTTCCTCTCAcggattattattatgtttatttgaaAGTGATAATGTACATGAGAAATTTTTTATATGGAATCCTTTAATTCAAAGATGCATTGTTATTCCGATTCATAATGCGAAACATTGTGTTGTTGGTTTCGGAGTTTGTCCTGACAGTTGTGACATTAAGCTTGTAAAAATTAGGGATCATGCCTCTTCTAATTCTGTCAATTGGGATGTTGAGGTTTATACCGTAAGCTTGGGGGTTTGGAGAACTATACCTATCGATGAGCCTCGTAGATCAATTTCGTTGACTTCGGATCAGGTTGTTATGAATGGGATTATTTATTTTCAAGCTAGTGATAAAAGTAGAAGAATAAGGAATGGGTATTATagaaatatgattattacatttgaTCTGACAAGTGAAAAAATTGGAGAAGTATACCTACCTGATAGTTTAGCACTTACGTCCGGATTGTTCCTCTCCAAGCGAATGGAGTCTCTTGCTGTGATTGATGATCATGTCGAGGGCGAGCTACAAGTTTGTGATGTCTGGATATTGAAGCCTGGTGTTACAAACTCTTGTGAGAAACTTTTTACTTTTAAGACACCAGAGGATTCATCTGATAGAGTACTAGGATTCAGAAAGAATGGTGATCCTATATTGATAAGGTGTGCACCATCCAAAGGAGAAAGATTTGAAGTTTACAATCCATCCTCAGAACAGTTCACCGATCTTGATGTTTTTGGAAATG CCGAATACGATCCTCATTAA